One window of Rhinolophus ferrumequinum isolate MPI-CBG mRhiFer1 chromosome 26, mRhiFer1_v1.p, whole genome shotgun sequence genomic DNA carries:
- the LRRC4 gene encoding leucine-rich repeat-containing protein 4, with translation MKLLWQVTVHHTWNAVLLPVVYLTAQVWILCAAIAAAASAGPQNCPSVCSCSNQFSKVVCTRRGLSEVPQGIPSNTRYLNLMENNIQMIQADTFRHLHHLEVLQLGRNSIRQIEVGAFNGLASLNTLELFDNWLTVIPSGAFEYLSKLRELWLRNNPIESIPSYAFNRVPSLMRLDLGELKKLEYISEGAFEGLFNLKYLNLGMCNIKDMPNLTPLVGLEELEMSGNHFPEIRPGSFHGLSSLKKLWVMNSQVSLIERNAFDGLASLVELNLAHNNLSSLPHDLFTPLRYLVELHLHHNPWNCDCDILWLAWWLREYIPTNSTCCGRCHAPLHMRGRYLVEVDQASFQCSAPFIMDAPRDLNISEGRMAELKCRTPPMSSVKWLLPNGTVLSHASRHPRISVLNDGTLNFSHVLLSDTGVYTCMVTNVAGNSNASAYLNVSTAELNTSNYSFFTTVTVETTEVSPEDTTRKYKPVPTTSTGYQPAYTTSTTVLIQTTRVPKQVAVPATDTNDKMQTSLDEVMKTTKIIIGCFVAVTLLAAAMLIVFYKLRKRHQQRSTVTAARTVEIIQVDEDIPAAASAAATAAPSGVSGEGAVVLPTIHDHINYNTYKPAHGAHWTENSLGNSLHPPVTTISEPYIIQTHTKDKVQETQI, from the coding sequence ATGAAGCTCTTGTGGCAGGTAACTGTGCACCACACCTGGAATGCCGTCCTGCTCCCCGTCGTCTACCTCACGGCGCAAGTGTGGATTCTGTGTGCAGCCATCGCTGCTGCCGCCTCGGCTGGGCCCCAGAACTGCCCGTCTGTCTGCTCCTGTAGTAACCAGTTCAGCAAGGTGGTGTGCACCCGTCGGGGCCTCTCTGAGGTCCCGCAGGGTATTCCCTCCAACACCCGGTACCTCAACCTCATGGAAAACAATATCCAGATGATCCAGGCTGACACCTTCCGACACCTCCACCACCTGGAGGTCTTGCAGCTGGGCAGGAACTCTATCCGGCAGATCGAGGTGGGGGCCTTCAACGGCCTGGCCAGCCTCAACACCCTGGAGCTGTTTGACAACTGGCTGACAGTTATCCCGAGTGGGGCCTTTGAGTACCTGTCCAAGCTGCGGGAGCTCTGGCTGCGAAACAACCCCATAGAAAGCATCCCCTCTTATGCCTTCAACCGGGTGCCCTCCCTCATGCGCCTGGACCTGGGGGAGCTCAAGAAGCTGGAGTATATCTCTGAGGGGGCTTTTGAGGGGCTGTTCAACCTCAAGTACCTGAATCTGGGCATGTGCAACATTAAAGACATGCCCAATCTCACTCCCCTGGTGGGGCTCGAGGAGCTGGAGATGTCGGGGAACCACTTCCCTGAGATCAGGCCTGGCTCCTTCCATGGCCTGAGCTCCCTCAAGAAGCTGTGGGTCATGAACTCACAGGTCAGCTTGATTGAGCGGAATGCTTTTGATGGGCTGGCCTCACTTGTGGAACTCAACTTGGCTCACAATAACCTCTCTTCTTTGCCCCATGACCTCTTCACCCCACTGAGGTACCTGGTGGAGTTGCACCTACACCACAATCCTTGGAACTGTGATTGTGACATTCTGTGGCTAGCCTGGTGGCTTCGGGAATATATACCCACCAATTCTACCTGCTGTGGCCGCTGTCATGCTCCCCTGCACATGCGAGGCCGCTACCTGGTGGAGGTGGACCAGGCCTCCTTCCAGTGCTCTGCGCCCTTCATCATGGATGCACCTCGGGACCTCAATATCTCCGAGGGTCGGATGGCGGAACTTAAGTGTCGGACTCCCCCTATGTCCTCCGTGAAGTGGTTGCTGCCCAATGGGACAGTGCTTAGCCACGCCTCCCGCCACCCACGGATTTCTGTCCTCAATGATGGCACCTTGAACTTCTCCCATGTGCTGCTCTCAGACACTGGGGTGTACACATGCATGGTGACCAATGTGGCCGGCAACTCCAACGCCTCGGCCTACCTCAACGTGAGCACGGCCGAGCTCAACACTTCCAACTACAGCTTCTTCACCACGGTCACAGTGGAGACCACCGAGGTCTCGCCTGAGGACACCACACGCAAGTATAAGCCTGTCCCTACCACGTCCACTGGTTACCAGCCGGCATATACCACCTCCACCACGGTGCTCATCCAGACCACCCGTGTGCCCAAACAGGTGGCAGTACCCGCGACAGACACCAATGACAAGATGCAGACCAGCCTGGATGAAGTCATGAAGACCACCAAGATCATCATTGGCTGCTTTGTGGCCGTGACTCTGCTGGCGGCCGCCATGCTGATTGTCTTCTATAAACTCCGCAAGCGGCACCAACAGAGGAGTACAGTCACCGCCGCCCGGACAGTTGAGATTATCCAGGTGGATGAAGACATCCCAGCGGCGGCCTCCGCGGCAGCAACCGCAGCTCCGTCCGGTGTATCAGGTGAGGGGGCAGTAGTACTGCCCACCATTCATGACCATATTAACTACAACACCTACAAACCAGCACATGGGGCCCACTGGACAGAAAACAGCCTGGGCAACTCTCTGCACCCCCCAGTCACCACTATCTCTGAACCTTATATAATTCAGACCCATACCAAGGACAAGGTACAGGAAACTCAAATAtga